One segment of Solanum stenotomum isolate F172 chromosome 1, ASM1918654v1, whole genome shotgun sequence DNA contains the following:
- the LOC125873047 gene encoding uncharacterized protein LOC125873047 isoform X2 has product MAKGTTGRRRNGSRRCRATPYPLPSANHSELVHQKKCSKIFEKKDWEDATCSVCMEYPHNAVLLLCSSHDKGCRPYMCGTSLRYSNCLDQYKKAYTKAILPDNNQLVQGDNDTPTAEPFSTWPSEKSEVSEVACPLCRGQVKGWTVVEPAREYLNLKKRSCMQDDCSFVGSYKEIRKHVKAEHPCARPREVDPLLEQKWTRLERERERDDVISTITSSMPGAVVFGDYVIEGSHYGFDSDDEEGFDANEMMNGNEGFGMGIDRNLMNVFLFLQAFGSAGNIGSNRVMRRHERDISDTLDRGAGGVDRNLPIGGFEYSDDDSDNSGDDNDDSGMSLVGRLRREGRVLLGRSGRRRRRREANAD; this is encoded by the exons ATGGCGAAAGGGACCACAGGACGACGTAGGAATGGTTCTCGACGATGCAGGGCCACCCCTTACCCTTTGCCATCTGCTAACCATTCTGAACTTGTTCACCAAAAGAAATGCTCTAAAATCTTTGAGAAGAAAGACTGGGAAGATGCAACATGTTCTGTATGCATGGAATATCCCCATAACGCTGTGCTTCTCCTGTGTTCCTCTCATGACAAAGGTTGCCGCCCCTACATGTGTGGAACTAGCTTGCGCTATTCTAACTGCCTTGATCAGTACAAGAAAGCCTACACTAAAGCAATACTGCCAGATAATAATCAACTTGTGCAGGGTGATAATGATACTCCAACTGCTGAACCATTTTCTACTTGGCCTTCTGAGAAAAGCGAGGTCTCAGAAGTTGCTTGCCCACTATGTAGAGGCCAGGTGAAGGGATGGACTGTGGTTGAACCTGCTAGAGAATATCTAAATTTGAAGAAGCGTAGCTGCATGCAGGATGATTGTTCGTTTGTTGGAAGCTACAAGGAGATACGAAAACATGTTAAGGCAGAGCACCCCTGTGCTAGACCACGTGAGGTAGATCCTCTTCTTGAACAAAAATGGACAAGGCTTGAGAGGGAACGAGAGAGGGATGATGTTATCAGCACTATAACTTCTTCTATGCCAGGGGCTGTGGTTTTTGGTGATTATGTGATAGAAGGAAGTCATTATGGTTTTGATTCAGATGATGAAGAAGGTTTTGATGCGAATGAGATGATGAATGGGAATGAAGGTTTTGGAATGGGCATCGATCGCAACTTGATGAATGTGTTTCTGTTTTTGCAGGCTTTTGGTTCAGCAGGGAATATTGGGTCAAATCGGGTTATGAGGCGGCACGAGAGAGACATAAGTGATACTTTGGATAGAGGTGCTGGTGGAGTTGACCGAAACCTCCCAATTGGTGGTTTCGAGTACTCTGATGATGACAGTGACAATAGTGGGGACGATAATGATGATAGTGGTATGTCACTTGTTGGGCGTCTTCGTCGTGAAGGTAGAGTCCTCTTGGGTCGCTCTGGGAGGAGACGAAGACGTAGAGAGGCCAACGCAG ATTGA
- the LOC125873024 gene encoding WD-40 repeat-containing protein MSI1 has translation MGKDEDEMRGEIEERLINEEYKIWKKNTPFLYDLVITHALEWPSLTVEWLPDREEPSGKDYSVQKMILGTHTSENEPNYLMLAQVQLPLEDAENDARHYDDDRSEFGGFGCANGKVQIIQQINHDGEVNRARYMPQNPFIIATKTVSAEVYVFDYSKHPSKPPLDGACNPDLRLRGHSTEGYGLSWSQFKQGHLLSGSDDAHICLWDINATPKNKALEAMQIFKVHEGVVEDVAWHLRHEYLFGSVGDDQYLHVWDLRTPSVTKPIQSVVAHQSEVNCLAFNPFNEWVVATGSTDKTVKLFDLRKISTALHTLDCHKEEVFQVGWNPKNETILASCCLGRRLMVWDLSRIDEEQTPEDAEDGPPELLFIHGGHTSKISDFSWNPCEDWVVASVAEDNILQIWQMAENIYHDEDDLPGDDAPKGP, from the exons ATGGGGAAAGACGAAGATGAGATGAGGGGTGAAATTGAGGAGAGGCTGATAAACGAGGAGTACAAGATTTGGAAGAAGAATACACCTTTTCTTTACGATCTGGTTATTACTCACGCGCTTGAATGGCCTTCGCTCACCGTTGAATGGTTACCGGACCGGGAAGAGCCGTCTGGAAAGGATTATTCCGTTCAGAAGATGATTTTGGGGACTCATACATCGGAAAATGAGCCCAATTATCTCATGCTTGCTCAGGTTCAGCTTCCTCTTGAGGATGCTGAGAATGATGCCCGACACTATGATGATGATCGGTCTGAATTTGGCGGATTTGGCTGTGCCAATGGCAAG GTACAAATAATCCAGCAAATAAATCATGATGGAGAGGTTAATCGGGCTCGATATATGCCCCAAAACCCATTTATCATTGCAACTAAGACAGTTAGTGCTGAAGTATATGTTTTTGACTACAGTAAACATCCATCTAAGCCTCCTCTAGATGGTGCATGCAATCCAGATTTGAGGTTAAGAGGCCACAGTACAGAGGGCTACGGTTTGTCTTGGAGTCAATTTAAGCAGGGTCATTTATTGAGTGGTTCAGATGACGCACATATATGTTTATGGGACATTAATGCCACTCCCAAAAATAAGGCTTTAGAGGCTATGCAGATATTTAAG GTTCATGAAGGTGTTGTTGAGGATGTAGCTTGGCATCTGAGGCATGAGTATTTATTTGGCTCTGTTGGGGATGATCAGTATCTGCACGTCTGGGATCTGCGAACTCCATCAGTAACCAAGCCTATACAATCTGTAGTTGCACATCAAAGCGAG GTTAACTGCTTAGCTTTCAACCCCTTTAATGAATGGGTTGTGGCAACAGGGTCTACAGACAAGACAGTTAAATTATTTGATCTACGCAAGATTTCTACTGCACTTCATACTTTGGATTGTCACAA AGAGGAAGTTTTCCAGGTTGGTTGGAATCCGAAGAATGAAACCATTTTAGCTTCTTGTTGCCTTGGTAGGAGACTCATGGTGTGGGATCTCAGCAG GATCGATGAGGAACAAACTCCAGAAGATGCAGAAGATGGACCACCAGAGTTGCTCTTTATTCATGGTGGCCATACAAGTAAAATTTCAGACTTCTCATGGAACCCATGTGAAGATTGGGTCGTTGCTAGTGTTGCTGAGGATAATATACTACAAATCTGGCAGATGGCTGAAAACATCTACCATGATGAAGATGATCTGCCTGGAGATGATGCCCCCAAAGGTCCCTAG
- the LOC125873047 gene encoding uncharacterized protein LOC125873047 isoform X1: MAKGTTGRRRNGSRRCRATPYPLPSANHSELVHQKKCSKIFEKKDWEDATCSVCMEYPHNAVLLLCSSHDKGCRPYMCGTSLRYSNCLDQYKKAYTKAILPDNNQLVQGDNDTPTAEPFSTWPSEKSEVSEVACPLCRGQVKGWTVVEPAREYLNLKKRSCMQDDCSFVGSYKEIRKHVKAEHPCARPREVDPLLEQKWTRLERERERDDVISTITSSMPGAVVFGDYVIEGSHYGFDSDDEEGFDANEMMNGNEGFGMGIDRNLMNVFLFLQAFGSAGNIGSNRVMRRHERDISDTLDRGAGGVDRNLPIGGFEYSDDDSDNSGDDNDDSGMSLVGRLRREGRVLLGRSGRRRRRREANAGRR, encoded by the coding sequence ATGGCGAAAGGGACCACAGGACGACGTAGGAATGGTTCTCGACGATGCAGGGCCACCCCTTACCCTTTGCCATCTGCTAACCATTCTGAACTTGTTCACCAAAAGAAATGCTCTAAAATCTTTGAGAAGAAAGACTGGGAAGATGCAACATGTTCTGTATGCATGGAATATCCCCATAACGCTGTGCTTCTCCTGTGTTCCTCTCATGACAAAGGTTGCCGCCCCTACATGTGTGGAACTAGCTTGCGCTATTCTAACTGCCTTGATCAGTACAAGAAAGCCTACACTAAAGCAATACTGCCAGATAATAATCAACTTGTGCAGGGTGATAATGATACTCCAACTGCTGAACCATTTTCTACTTGGCCTTCTGAGAAAAGCGAGGTCTCAGAAGTTGCTTGCCCACTATGTAGAGGCCAGGTGAAGGGATGGACTGTGGTTGAACCTGCTAGAGAATATCTAAATTTGAAGAAGCGTAGCTGCATGCAGGATGATTGTTCGTTTGTTGGAAGCTACAAGGAGATACGAAAACATGTTAAGGCAGAGCACCCCTGTGCTAGACCACGTGAGGTAGATCCTCTTCTTGAACAAAAATGGACAAGGCTTGAGAGGGAACGAGAGAGGGATGATGTTATCAGCACTATAACTTCTTCTATGCCAGGGGCTGTGGTTTTTGGTGATTATGTGATAGAAGGAAGTCATTATGGTTTTGATTCAGATGATGAAGAAGGTTTTGATGCGAATGAGATGATGAATGGGAATGAAGGTTTTGGAATGGGCATCGATCGCAACTTGATGAATGTGTTTCTGTTTTTGCAGGCTTTTGGTTCAGCAGGGAATATTGGGTCAAATCGGGTTATGAGGCGGCACGAGAGAGACATAAGTGATACTTTGGATAGAGGTGCTGGTGGAGTTGACCGAAACCTCCCAATTGGTGGTTTCGAGTACTCTGATGATGACAGTGACAATAGTGGGGACGATAATGATGATAGTGGTATGTCACTTGTTGGGCGTCTTCGTCGTGAAGGTAGAGTCCTCTTGGGTCGCTCTGGGAGGAGACGAAGACGTAGAGAGGCCAACGCAGGTCGGAGATAG